The sequence below is a genomic window from Polyangiaceae bacterium.
CAGAGGGTGGCACCGGAGGCGGGGGGGGCGTGAAGCTGTCGCGTCTCGAAGCGTACCTCGAGGCGCTGCCCAACGGGTTATCGTCCTACCCGACGTACACGCAGAAGGCGGCCGTCTATCGCCAGCTCGTCGGCAACCTGCCGCGTCTGCCTGCGCTCGACGCCCTGCCGGCGGAGCTCCGGGCACTGGTGAACGAGCCGCTCCCCGTGAGCGGATGGCTGACGGAGGCGCGCGCCAACGCCCTGTATTTGGCGCTGGCGGACGTGCGTGGCGTGAGCGACGCGCAGTTCGTCGACGAGTTCTACTCGGTGAACCGCGGCGTGTTGTCGAGCCCACTCTACAGCGTGCTGTTCCTGGTGCTCTCTCCCCAACGCTTGGTGCGCGGCGCCGCCACACGCTGGGGCAGCTTTCACCGCGGCATACGGCTGTCGATCAAGGCACAGCCGAAACAGACCACGGTGCGCATGGAGTACCCCGCCGAGCTCTTGCCGGAGATCCTCGCCCGCGCCTACGTGACGGCGTTCCAGGCAGCCGTGGAGCTGGCCGGCGGCAAGCACGTGAGCTTCAACGTGGCGGAGTACACGCCCGCGCATACCGTGTTCGACGGCAGCTGGGACTGAGAGCACCTCAAGGGGGCGACTTCCTCTGCACCGCCGCCGCCGCGTCCTTCAAGAGGTCGCCGTCGCGCAGGCAGGGCCAGCAGTCGTCGACCTTCTTCTCGCCGCAGCCGCGCTTGTTGAAGAAGCGGATCATGGGAACGATGGCTCGGCGGTCGCCGACCAGCTTGGCGCGCTCCAGTACCTTGGGCGCGTCCTCGCACTTCTCGACCTTGCGGAGCTCGAGGGTCACGGACAGGGGGCGCGAAGCCTTCTTGTACACGTCCTTCGAGTACAAGAGCTCTTCCGCCAGGTCCGCCATGTCCCCCTTCTTCAGGCTGGTGAGGGTGGAGTACAGGAGGTCCGGCCCCGTGGGACCCTTCATTTTCGCGTAGGCGAGCAGCAGGTCCGGCGCCACCTCTTCGTCCTTGCTGAGCTCCTTCAGCCGCGCCGCCACGTCCTTGTCTTCCTTGGCGAGCTTAGGAACCAGCTCGATCTTGCGCGCCAGCTCGTCAATCTCTTTGCGCTTCTCGTTGGCCCGCACATGGACGAGCGCCACGGCCTCGTCGGAGGTTCGCTCGCTCACGGCCATGCCGCGGAGCTTCTTGATCGCGTCCGCGTTTCCCGCGACGGCGCGCTCCGAAAGCGGCTGCTCCTTCTTCTTGACGCCGCCGTCCACAGCGGCGCTGGCCGATGGTGCCGCCTCGGCGCTGGCCGCGGGGGCCGCCTTGGCTCGTTTGCTCTTGCCATCACCGCTCATGCTCGCCGCCGTGACGATCGCCGCCAGCAGGCCGCCCGCGACGAACGCGGCGACACCGGTGATGATGAGCGGGCCTTTCTTCGACTTGGGACGAAACGCGAGCTCGTCGACTTCCTGAGTCACGACGACGAGCTTGTCGCTTCGCTCCAAAGTTCGCAACAGTGTTGGCGACGATCGACGGGGATCGCGCCGGACCAACAAACAAATGATCCGGCTTCTCTTGTTGAATCGCCGCGGAACCTCACGCCCAGGCGCTGGTGCCCACGTTGATTTCCGGCATGGTCGGCCGTCGCGGTCGGTCGGGCAGCACGTAGAAAAGCCAATACACGGGGAACGCGAGCACACCGACGAACACGAAAGCGGCGATCCACAGCGCGATGAAGGCCGTGGTGGCGCCCGGCAAACGCGCCGCGTGGATGGAAAACGGGATGGCGAGGAGCAGCTCCAGCAGAGCAATGCCAATCATCGCGAACGCGAGGCCGAGCCATTCTGCGGTGGAAAACGCCGAGCCGAACAGGGTGGGGAAGGGATTGCCGCTCAGGTGCCCGGTGCTGGAAAGCTCGATGGTGATGACACGATAGACCGCGAAAACGGCGATGCCGACGATCGCCAGCAGCGGCAACAGCGCACCAACGGCGAGGGCGAGCTTCGAGCCCCGACTCATGTGCCATGTACGTGGATGTGTGCCTCGTGCTTCCCCCAGGCGTCCAAGTGTCGGCAATTCTGAGCATTTGTGCGCCGTCGCCGGTGGCGGTATGACACCTACATGAGGCTATCGCGAGCGTTGGGGTCGATCATCAGCGTTTCATTGCTCGTGGCCTGCGGCGGATCGCCGCCGCCGCCTGCGGCGCCACCAGAGCCCGCTCCGGTGAAGAAGCCCGAGCCCCCGCCGCCGCCTCCGGAGCCGGAGCCGAGTGCGGAGCCCGAGCCCGAAGCGCCGCCTCCGGAGCCAGCCGCACCGGAGAAGCCGAAGTCGACGGCGACCATCGGCGGCACCAGCTTGAGCGACGTCAGCGCCGAAGCGGTGATCGCCGAGGTGCAGAAGTTGAAGTGGGCGCCGGAGAAGGTCGCCGTGAGCGGCGGTACCGTCGGCAAGTACGAGAACATCCGCTTCGGGATCACCGACGGCAAGCAGAGTGGGTACATCGAGATCGTGCGTCCGGCGAAGGACCCGACGGGCAGCACGGCCAGCATGATGCCGCCCAAGGATCAGAAGGCCATGAAGGAGAGCTCCGGCGCGGCCACCTATCTGGATCCCGACGGCGACGTGATCGTGATCGTGATGGTGGACGGCGGAAAGACCGCCGTCGCCAAGAAGCTGCTCGACAAGCTCGTCCAGAAGTGACCGCCGACGTGCGGGGCGCCCGTGCTATGTTGCGCGCCCCGTGGCCGGCCCCAGCGTAACTCCGCCCCTGGACGTTCGGCGTTCTGCCGGCGTCGCCGCCACACGCAGGAGCGTCGCGGGCGTGCGCCCGCGTACGCCCCAGGACGACGAGCTGGATTACGCGGCGGTGGGCCTGATTTCCGGCCTCGAGGTGCACCAGCAGCTGCTCACGGAGCGCAAGCTCTTCTGCAACTGCCCCGCCGGTCGCTACACCCGTACGCACGATGGCACCGTGCTCCGGCACATGCGCCCCACGCTCTCCGAGCTCGGCGTGTACGACGGCACCGCGCTGATGGAGTTCAAGACGCGGAAGCAGATCATCTATCTGCTGAACGCCGAGAACACCTGCACCTACGAGATGGACGACACGCCGCCCTTTCTCGTGAGCCAGCCGGCGCTCGACATCGCCATCGAGCAATGTCTCATGCTCGGCTGCGACATCGTGGACGAAGTGCACGTCGCTCGGAAGCAGTACCTCGACGGCTCCATCCCGACGGGATTTCAGCGCACGGCCATCGTGGGCGTGAACGGCAAGCTGCCGTTTCGCGGGCGCGAGATCCGCGTCACGCAGGTGAGCGTGGAGGAAGACTCCTGTAGGGAGGTGACGGACCGCGGGCATCTCATCGTGTGGCGGACGGATCGCCTGGGCATGCCGCTGATCGAGACCGTGACGGCGCCGGATCTGCGTACGCCGGACGAAGTGGAGGAGGCGATCCTGCTGGTGGGCCGCGTGTGTCGCTCCACGGGGCACGTGCGCGTGGGCATGGGAGCCAGCCGTCAGGACGTGAACGTGAGCGTGCGGGGCGGCCGGCGCATCGAGATCAAGGGTGTGCCCCAGGCGGGGTGGGCGCCCGCGCTGGTGCACGGCGAGGCCGTGCGGCAGGTGAACTTGCTGCGGCTCCAGCAGGAGCTCGCCCGCCGCGGCTTTTCCACGCCGGAGAGCATCACGACGGAAACGGCGGACGTCACCGAGCTGTTCGCGCACTCGCCGGCGCCGTATCTCACGCGGGAGGGCTTTGGCGCCTGGTGCGAGGTCGAAAACCGCCGTCTGGGGCTGGAGCTCGGAGAAGGCGGCTTCTCGGTGCTGGCGGTGAAGCTCGTGGGCCTCGCCGGTACGCTGAATTTCCCGACACAGCCGGCGCGGACCTTCGCCAACGAGCTCGCCGGGCGCGTGCGGGTGATCGCGGGGCTCGATCAGCTGCCCATCCTGGTGCACTCGGAGGATTGGCCGTCCACCCTCGCGGAGCTCCAGGCCGTACGTGCGCGCCTCCAAGCGGGGGAGAACGATGCCGTGGTCATCGTGTGGGGGCCGACGCGAGACACCTTTACGGCGGCGGAAGAGATCCGTATCCGTTACGCCGAGGCGACGGACGGCGTGCCGAACGAAACGCGGCAGCCCTTCGAGGATGGCAGCACGGACTTCGAGCGCATCTTGCCGGGGCCGGATCGCATGTATCCGGACACCGACTCGCCGCCCACGCGGCTCACGCGGGAGCGCATACATGGGCTCCAAACCAAGCTGCCGCCGCGGCCGTGGGAGCGCGAAGCTCGTTACGCCGCCGCGGGCGTACCGGAGCCCACGCGCCACTACTTGATTCGCCGGGGTGGCGCGCGGCTCGTGGACCGCGCGGCGGACGAGTGGGGAGCGGAGCTCCGCTTCGCGTGTTTTCTCGTCGGTGAGCGCCTGCGCGGGCTGACCCGAGCCCGCGTGCCGGTGGCCGGCATAGACGACGCGACGTGGGCCGAGTTCTTCCGCGCCGTGAAGGAGCGGCCCGTGCTCGCGCAGGCGTGGGAGCGCGTGGTGCGGGCGATGGCGGCGGGGCGCAAGGTGTCGGATGTGCTCGCGGAGCTCGGAGCGCCGCCGGCCGATCTGCGCGCGGAGCTTTCGTCGCGCGTCGAGCAGGCTCGGTGCGAAGCCTACGACGACGATCCCGGGCGCGTGTTTCGCTACGCTCTCAAACGCGTGATGCCGGAGTATCGCGGCCGTGTGGAGGCCTCGCGGGTGGTCGCGGAAGTCCGGACCTTGCTGGAGGGCGCATGAGCGACGATCCGCTGAAGGGCTACAAGGGGCGCGCGCGGGCGAAGCTCGGCGAGTGGGGCGTCCGGGTGTGGAGCGACGTGGTCGCCAAGAACGACGCGGGGAGCGAGTTCGAAGGCGTGATCCTTCCGCGCAGCGAGACGCTGGACGACGAGCACATCGTGATCAAGCTCCGCACCGGTTACAACGTGGGGCTGCACATCGATCGCATCCGTGAGGTGCGCGAGGTCGGCTACAAAGAGGCCGTGTACAAGATCCCCGAGCGCGCCTTTCCATCGCGCCCGGATCTGCCGAAGGTCACGCTGCTGGGCACCGGCGGCACTATCGCCTCCCGGCTGGATTACCGCACCGGCGCGGTGATCCCCGCCTTCACTCCGGGAGAGCTGTACGGTGCCGTGCCGGAGCTGGCGGACATCGCGAACCTCACCACCAAGAAGCTCTTCGGCGTGTTCTCCGAGAACATGGGCAAGGAGCAGTACCTGGTGTTGGCGCGCTCCATCGGCGAAGAAATCGAAGCCGGCGCCGACGGCATCGTGGTGGGGCACGGGACCGACACCATGGGGCACACCGCGGCGGTGCTGTCGTTCATGGTGCAGGACTCGCCCGTGCCCATCGTGCTGGTCGGATCGCAGCGGTCCAGCGATCGCCCCTCCAGCGACGCCGCGCTGAACCTGATCCATGCGGTGCGCACCGCCGGCACCGGCAACATCGCCGAGGTGCAGATCTGCATGTTCGGCCCCACCTCCGACCGCTACGCGCTGCTCCACCGTGGCACTCGCTGTCGCAAGATGCACTCGAGCTACCGCAGCACCTTCCGCACCCTCGGGGACGTGCCGCTGGCCATGGTGGGCGAGGACATCACCTACGTCACCGATCGCTACTTGCCGCGGGACCCGGAGCGCAAAGTGCGCGTGACCGCGAGCTACGAAGATCGCACGACCATCCTCTACTACTACCCCGGCATGAAGCCGGACGTGGTGGACGGGCTGGTTGCCGCCGGCTATCGCGGCATCGTGATCGCGGGCACCGGTCTCGGTCACGTGAACAAGCCGCTGTTCCCTGCCCTCGAGCGTGCGCGCAAGGCCGGCGTGCACGTGGTGATGACCGTGCAAACGCTGTGGGGCTACGCGCAGATGTACGTGTACGACACCGGGCGAGACTTGCTCGAGCTCGGCGTCGTGCCGCTCGACAACATGCTGCCGGAAACCGCGCTCATGAAGCTCTCCTGGGTGCTCGGCCAGACGGACGATCACGACGAGGTGCTACGCCAGATGCGCACGCCCATCGCCCACGAGACCACGCCGCGGGAGCCGCACAACGGCTATCTCATCCTTCAGGGCGGGTTGCCCGAGACGGAGGATTTCATCTCCGGCCACTGGAAATAGCCGGCTTCTCTTGTTGGCCCGCCGCGGAACCACGCGTCCCGCGGTGAGAGCAGAGGGCAGGGGACTGAGGGTGGAGGGGGTGAGGTGCGCGGAAATCGGTTGGTATGTAAAGTAGTTTGGCGCGCAAGGGGGCAGAGGGCAGGGGGCAGAGGGCTGAGCGTGGAGGGGGTGAGGTGCGCGGAAATCGGTTGATATGTAAAGTAATTTGACGCCGCGGGAGCAGGGGGAAGTGCGGATGTGGTGGGGGCGAGCGTTGAGAGTGACGCGGGCCGGAAGGGGACGGCGTGCTTCGACCCGGAAGGGGACGGGGTGCTTCGACCCGGAAGGGGACGGGGTGCTTCGGGGACGGGGTGCTTCGACGCGGGCCGGCAGGGGACGGGGTGCTTCGACGCGGGTCGGAAGGGGACGGCGTGCTTCGACGCGGGGCTGGAAGGCGAGAGGGCTCCTGCTCGGGAGCTTGATCGTAGCTGCGTCCTCGCCTGCCTCAAGGCCAAGCCGGGCTGCGCCCGGTGCGCGGGCGCTGCGCGCCGCGCAGCCTTGACCCAGGCTGCGGGCGCCAGCGGGGGGTGGAGGAGTGCTTCGAGCAACAAGCGAAGCAGAAGGAGCAAAGGACCATGTTGAGGATCTACTCGTTCGTGCTGGAGTTGGTGGCCAGGTTGCGCACGCTCATCGGGGTCATCGAACGCAAGGATCGGGACCTTGGGCGGCAGCTCCGGCGGTGCACCGCAAGCGTCGGGCTCAACCTGGCGGAGGGTCAGTACAGTCGAGGCAAGAACCGAGCGGCGCGCTATCACAACGCGCTCGGCTCCGCGCGGGAGATGGTCGCCTGCTTCGAAATGGCCGCGCCCTCGGCTACATTCCTCCCGTCTCGGCCGAGCTCGAGGCAGACTTCAACCGCGTCATCGGTACGCTCGTGCGGCTCGTCGAACGCGCCAGCTAGGGTGGCCGGCGCGCGGTGCGTCACGGTGGACACGAGTCCTCGCGCATCCCATCGCGGCCACAAGAGTGAGCAAGGGGCAAGGGAACTGCAAGCCACGAGGTCGCGACGTCGTCCGGGGGTTGTGGCGCGGCGAAATTCGTTCGGGTTCGAACGGATTTCCGCGACCGGGAGACCGTGTGATTGGCGGGGGTGTGGGGGCGGCGAGAGCGGGTGCGGGGCCATGCGGGAGGCGGAGCTCCGGGCCATCCGGGAGGCGGAGCTCCGGGCAATGCGGGAGGCGGAGCTCCGGGCAATGCGGGAGGCGGAGCTCCGGGCGCTGCGCGAGGCGGAGCTCCGGGCGATGCGCGACTGGATGCACGACCCAGGGCGGGCGCGGGGCTCAGGGCCGAGCGATGTTGGGTTTGGCGTGGTTCTGCGCGAAGTCCCACTCGTCGGCGAGAACTGCGTAGGCGAGATTGTCGTGGTAGCCCAGTGGCTCGGTGTAGCGATCCGCGCGGTAGCGGCCCTCGAGACGCAGGCCGAGGCGCTCGCAGACGCGGCGTGAGCCGGTGTTCGCTTCGGCGCACTGGATCACGATGCGACGGAAGCCCCAGCCACCGTCCGCGGCGCTGCGGAGCCCAGAGCTGATCAGGGCACCCATGGCGCGAGTGCAAATGCCGGAACGCTGGCGGTCGCCGCGCACCCAGTAGCCAATTTCCGCGTCGCGCCACTCGGGGTGGATGCGGTGGAAGCCCGTGCCACCGAGCTGCTCGCCGCTCTTCGCGTCGAAGATCCCCATCGGAAAATCGAGGCAATCCGGCTTCTCGACGCCGCGCCGCATGCGCTCGACGTAGAAGATGCTGTGATCGACGTGCAGGTGGTCCGTGGTCACCCAGACCATCCACGGCAACAGGGCGTCGCGGTTGGCCGAAACTGCCGCGAACAGACGTGGGCCATCGCCCTCGCGGTACAGCCGCACTTCGAGCCCATCCACGACCACGGGCCCAGGGCGCGGATCCGGCGCCTGCCACGGGGTCGGTTCCCGGAGCTTTCCCAGCCACTTGTCGCTCATGGCGAAGACTCTACATGAGGCACGAGGTTCCGCGCCGCACCAACAATCCATCGGAGAAGGTCCTCCCAGGTCGCGGCGTCGCGTGGAGCTGGGGGCGCGGGTCGCTGGAGGACGACGTTGCGGCCTGCCTGTGTCGGGCTCAGTCCGCGAGCTTGTCGATGGTGCGGCGGTAGGCCGCGAACACGGGCTCGCGGCGGACGTGGCGGCCGTCTTCCACGCACCACTGGCCGGCGACCATCACGCGCTGGATCGCGGGGCGATTGCTGGCGAAGACGTAGGCATCCAGCAGGGCATCGAGGGGGCGGCCGACGAGGGCGGGGTGCTCCGGATCCAAGACCACGATGTTGGCGCGATGGCCCGGGCTCACGGCGCCGAGGCCGCCACCGAGGGCGCGAGCGCCGCCGGCCAGCGCTTGGCGGTACAGGCGTGTGCCCGTGGACGGCACCACGCTGCTGGCGAGGGCATTCCGGCGCCAGTGGCTCAGGCGTTGCACGTACTCGAGCCAGCGCAGCTCTTCCACGACGCTGACCGATACGTGGCTGTCGCTGCCGATGCCGAAGTGGCCGTCCCGCGCCAAGAGCTCCGCCACGTGCGGGATGCCGTCACCCAGGTTCGCCTCGGTGGTGGGGCACAGTCCGGCCACGGCACCGCTCAGCGCGAGGGCGTGCGTCTCTTCAACCGTGGTGTGGGTCGCGTGCACCAGGCACCAACGCTCGTTCACGTCCGCGTGGCTCAGGAGCCACTCGATGGGGCGCGCGCCCCGGGCGGCGATGTGCTCGTCGACCTCTTTCACCTGCTCGGCGACGTGCATGTGGATGGGTCCCGGGGCGGCGGCGACGCACTCCGCGAGCAGCTCCGGCGGCACGGCGCGCAGGCTGTGGGGCGCGACGCCCACCCGCAGGCCCTCCGCTTGGAGCTCTTCCACGATGCGCAAGAAGCCGTCGAGGTCGTTCGCGAAGCGGCGCTGTGCGTGCTCCGCGGGAGCGCCGTCAAAGCCGCGGGTGGCGTACAGCACCGGCAAGAGCACGAGATCCATGCCCGTGCTGCGCGCGGCTTCTGCGACGCGGAGGCCGAGCTCGGCGCGCCGGGCATAAGGGGAGCCGTCGCGATCGTGGTGCAGGTAGTGGAACTCCCCGACGCTGGTGTACCCCGCCTCCAGCATCTCCACGTACAGCTGTGCCGCGATGGCCTGGACGTCCTCGGGCTCCAGGCGATCCACGAAGCGGTACATCGCGTCCCGCCACGACCAGAAGCTGTCGCCCCCCTGGGTGGCGTGCTCCGAAAGGCCGGCCATGGCGCGCTGGAACGCGTGAGAGTGCAGGTTCGGCATGCCCGGCAGGGCGTAGCCGTGGATCAGCTCCGCGGGACCCGGCGTGGGCTCCGCCACGCTGCCGTCCTCCGCCACGCACACCAGCGCGTCGCG
It includes:
- the gatE gene encoding Glu-tRNA(Gln) amidotransferase subunit GatE — translated: MAGPSVTPPLDVRRSAGVAATRRSVAGVRPRTPQDDELDYAAVGLISGLEVHQQLLTERKLFCNCPAGRYTRTHDGTVLRHMRPTLSELGVYDGTALMEFKTRKQIIYLLNAENTCTYEMDDTPPFLVSQPALDIAIEQCLMLGCDIVDEVHVARKQYLDGSIPTGFQRTAIVGVNGKLPFRGREIRVTQVSVEEDSCREVTDRGHLIVWRTDRLGMPLIETVTAPDLRTPDEVEEAILLVGRVCRSTGHVRVGMGASRQDVNVSVRGGRRIEIKGVPQAGWAPALVHGEAVRQVNLLRLQQELARRGFSTPESITTETADVTELFAHSPAPYLTREGFGAWCEVENRRLGLELGEGGFSVLAVKLVGLAGTLNFPTQPARTFANELAGRVRVIAGLDQLPILVHSEDWPSTLAELQAVRARLQAGENDAVVIVWGPTRDTFTAAEEIRIRYAEATDGVPNETRQPFEDGSTDFERILPGPDRMYPDTDSPPTRLTRERIHGLQTKLPPRPWEREARYAAAGVPEPTRHYLIRRGGARLVDRAADEWGAELRFACFLVGERLRGLTRARVPVAGIDDATWAEFFRAVKERPVLAQAWERVVRAMAAGRKVSDVLAELGAPPADLRAELSSRVEQARCEAYDDDPGRVFRYALKRVMPEYRGRVEASRVVAEVRTLLEGA
- the gatD gene encoding Glu-tRNA(Gln) amidotransferase subunit GatD, producing the protein MSDDPLKGYKGRARAKLGEWGVRVWSDVVAKNDAGSEFEGVILPRSETLDDEHIVIKLRTGYNVGLHIDRIREVREVGYKEAVYKIPERAFPSRPDLPKVTLLGTGGTIASRLDYRTGAVIPAFTPGELYGAVPELADIANLTTKKLFGVFSENMGKEQYLVLARSIGEEIEAGADGIVVGHGTDTMGHTAAVLSFMVQDSPVPIVLVGSQRSSDRPSSDAALNLIHAVRTAGTGNIAEVQICMFGPTSDRYALLHRGTRCRKMHSSYRSTFRTLGDVPLAMVGEDITYVTDRYLPRDPERKVRVTASYEDRTTILYYYPGMKPDVVDGLVAAGYRGIVIAGTGLGHVNKPLFPALERARKAGVHVVMTVQTLWGYAQMYVYDTGRDLLELGVVPLDNMLPETALMKLSWVLGQTDDHDEVLRQMRTPIAHETTPREPHNGYLILQGGLPETEDFISGHWK
- a CDS encoding four helix bundle protein, with product MEECFEQQAKQKEQRTMLRIYSFVLELVARLRTLIGVIERKDRDLGRQLRRCTASVGLNLAEGQYSRGKNRAARYHNALGSAREMVACFEMAAPSATFLPSRPSSRQTSTASSVRSCGSSNAPARVAGARCVTVDTSPRASHRGHKSEQGARELQATRSRRRPGVVARRNSFGFERISATGRPCDWRGCGGGESGCGAMREAELRAIREAELRAMREAELRAMREAELRALREAELRAMRDWMHDPGRARGSGPSDVGFGVVLREVPLVGENCVGEIVVVAQWLGVAIRAVAALETQAEALADAA
- a CDS encoding formimidoylglutamate deiminase, which translates into the protein MPSLGQRAVKRYRFERLWTGADWERDALVCVAEDGSVAEPTPGPAELIHGYALPGMPNLHSHAFQRAMAGLSEHATQGGDSFWSWRDAMYRFVDRLEPEDVQAIAAQLYVEMLEAGYTSVGEFHYLHHDRDGSPYARRAELGLRVAEAARSTGMDLVLLPVLYATRGFDGAPAEHAQRRFANDLDGFLRIVEELQAEGLRVGVAPHSLRAVPPELLAECVAAAPGPIHMHVAEQVKEVDEHIAARGARPIEWLLSHADVNERWCLVHATHTTVEETHALALSGAVAGLCPTTEANLGDGIPHVAELLARDGHFGIGSDSHVSVSVVEELRWLEYVQRLSHWRRNALASSVVPSTGTRLYRQALAGGARALGGGLGAVSPGHRANIVVLDPEHPALVGRPLDALLDAYVFASNRPAIQRVMVAGQWCVEDGRHVRREPVFAAYRRTIDKLAD